In Deinococcus sp. HSC-46F16, the following are encoded in one genomic region:
- the typA gene encoding translational GTPase TypA: protein MEYRNIAIIAHVDHGKTTLVDGLLKQTLKLGHGEEIAERAMDSNDLERERGITILAKNTAVEYNGVKINIVDTPGHADFGGEVERVLGMVDGALVLVDAAEGPMPQTRFVLRKAIELGLKPIVVVNKIDRNDARPEEVVNLTFDLMAELGANDDQLDFPILYAIARDGKAFKDLDKPQDDMHELFEMVLEHIPAPKVDLEAPFQMLVTNLDYSEYLGRIVLGRVQRGKVKKGEFVQLIHKDGTMTKTRVVQPFTHLGLRRIEADEVSAGDIVALAGIEDAQIGETVADLADPEALPIITVDEPTVSMVFQPNTSPFAGKEGKYVTSRHLNDRLKREVMTNVSLRVEEIRPDEFKVSGRGELHLSILLETMRREGYEVQVGAPQVIVREIDGQKHEPIEHLVIDVPEQHSSTVIGVLGARKGQMVNMEPQGSRVRVEFKIPSRALFGFRTQFLSMTQGEGIMSHIFDGYAPWAGDLKTRQNGSLVSMEDGVAFAYSIFKLQDRGTFFIDAGQDVYVGMIVGENAREQDMNVNVCKNKKLTNVRSAGADEALTLIPPRRLSLEDALEYIADDELVELTPQSIRLRKKILNPSFRK, encoded by the coding sequence ATGGAATACCGCAATATCGCCATCATCGCGCACGTCGACCACGGCAAGACCACGCTGGTGGACGGCCTGCTCAAGCAGACCCTCAAGCTCGGCCACGGCGAGGAAATTGCCGAGCGGGCGATGGACTCCAACGACCTCGAACGCGAGCGCGGCATCACCATTCTCGCCAAGAACACGGCGGTGGAATATAACGGCGTCAAGATCAACATCGTAGACACCCCCGGCCACGCCGACTTCGGCGGCGAGGTCGAGCGCGTGCTGGGCATGGTGGACGGGGCGCTCGTCCTCGTGGACGCGGCGGAGGGGCCGATGCCCCAGACCCGCTTCGTGCTGCGTAAGGCCATCGAACTGGGTCTCAAGCCCATCGTGGTCGTCAACAAGATCGATCGCAACGACGCTCGCCCGGAAGAGGTCGTCAACCTCACCTTCGACCTGATGGCCGAACTCGGCGCCAACGACGACCAGCTCGACTTCCCGATCCTGTACGCCATCGCCCGCGACGGCAAGGCGTTCAAGGACCTCGACAAGCCGCAAGACGACATGCACGAGCTGTTCGAGATGGTGCTGGAGCACATCCCCGCGCCGAAGGTCGACCTGGAGGCCCCCTTCCAGATGCTGGTGACCAACCTCGACTACTCCGAGTACCTCGGGCGCATCGTGCTGGGGCGGGTGCAGCGCGGCAAGGTGAAGAAGGGCGAGTTCGTGCAACTGATCCACAAGGACGGCACGATGACGAAGACCCGCGTCGTGCAACCCTTCACGCACCTGGGCCTGCGCCGCATCGAGGCCGACGAGGTCAGTGCCGGGGACATCGTGGCGCTCGCCGGAATCGAGGACGCGCAGATCGGAGAGACGGTCGCCGACCTCGCCGACCCCGAAGCGCTGCCCATCATCACGGTGGACGAGCCGACCGTCTCGATGGTCTTCCAGCCCAACACCTCGCCCTTCGCGGGCAAGGAGGGCAAGTACGTCACCTCCCGCCACCTCAATGACCGCCTCAAGCGCGAGGTCATGACCAACGTGTCGCTGCGCGTCGAGGAGATCCGCCCCGACGAGTTCAAGGTGTCGGGGCGCGGCGAGCTGCACCTCTCGATCCTGCTGGAAACCATGCGCCGGGAAGGGTATGAGGTGCAGGTCGGGGCGCCGCAGGTCATCGTGCGCGAGATCGACGGGCAAAAGCACGAGCCTATCGAGCACCTCGTCATCGACGTGCCCGAGCAGCACTCCAGCACCGTGATCGGCGTGCTGGGCGCCCGCAAGGGCCAGATGGTGAACATGGAGCCGCAGGGCAGCCGCGTGCGGGTGGAGTTCAAGATTCCCTCCCGCGCCCTCTTCGGCTTCCGCACCCAGTTCCTCTCCATGACCCAGGGCGAGGGCATCATGAGCCACATCTTCGACGGCTACGCGCCGTGGGCCGGGGACCTCAAGACCCGCCAGAACGGGTCGCTGGTCAGCATGGAAGACGGGGTGGCCTTCGCCTACTCGATCTTCAAGCTGCAAGACCGGGGGACCTTCTTCATCGACGCGGGCCAGGACGTGTATGTGGGCATGATCGTGGGCGAGAACGCCCGCGAGCAGGACATGAACGTCAACGTCTGCAAGAACAAGAAGCTCACCAACGTGCGCTCGGCGGGTGCCGACGAGGCCCTGACCCTGATCCCCCCGCGCCGCCTGAGCCTCGAAGACGCGCTGGAGTACATCGCAGACGACGAGCTGGTGGAACTGACGCCCCAGAGCATTCGCCTGCGCAAGAAGATCCTCAACCCCAGCTTCCGCAAGTAA
- a CDS encoding UvrD-helicase domain-containing protein, whose protein sequence is MTTVPDLPDSPLLSQLNPNQAQAANHHTGPALVIAGAGSGKTRTLVYRIAHLIGHYGADPGEILAVTFTNKAAAEMRERAKHLVQGADRLWMSTFHSAGVRILRAYGEHIGLRRGFVIYDDDDQMDILKEVMGSIPGIGPDTNPRVLRSILDRAKSNLLTPADLERSHELFISGIPREAAAEAYRRYEARKKGQNAIDFGDLITETVRLFQEVPAVLDRVQDRAKFIHVDEYQDTNKAQYELTRLLASRDRNLLVVGDPDQSIYKFRGADIQNILDFQKDYPDARVYMLEHNYRSSARVLNVANKLIENNSERLDKTLKAVKEDGHPVVFHRAPDHRAEGDFVAEWITRLHGEGRPFTDMAVLYRTNAQSRVIEESLRRVQIPAKIVGGVSFYDRREIRDILAYARLAINPDDDVALRRIIGRPRRGIGDTALERLMEWARVNGTSLLTACANAQELNILDRGAQKPVEFAQLMQAMSEAADNYEPGPFLRYVIEHSGYLDLLRQEGQEGQVRMENLDELVNAAEEWSGEHEGTIADFLDDAALLSSVDDMRSRTENRDKPEEAVTLMTLHNAKGLEFPVVFIVGAEEGLLPSKNALIEPGGIEEERRLFYVGITRAMERLFLTAAQNRMQYGKTIAAEDSRFLEELGDGFDTVDPYGQVVEYRQKSWKDYRPTVPTRPAAVKNTSPMTEGMAYRGGEKVKHPKFGEGQVLAVAGVGDRQEVTVHFPSVGTKKLLVKFANLSPA, encoded by the coding sequence GTGACGACCGTGCCGGACCTGCCCGATTCCCCCCTGCTGTCCCAGCTCAACCCCAACCAGGCGCAGGCCGCCAACCATCACACCGGCCCGGCCCTCGTGATCGCGGGAGCGGGCAGCGGCAAGACGCGCACGCTGGTCTACCGCATCGCCCACCTGATTGGGCACTACGGGGCCGACCCCGGCGAGATCCTGGCCGTGACCTTTACCAACAAGGCCGCCGCCGAGATGCGCGAGCGGGCCAAGCACCTCGTGCAGGGGGCCGACCGCCTGTGGATGAGCACCTTCCACTCGGCGGGGGTGCGGATTCTGCGGGCCTACGGGGAGCACATCGGCTTGCGGCGGGGCTTTGTCATCTACGACGACGACGACCAGATGGACATCCTCAAGGAGGTCATGGGGTCCATTCCCGGCATCGGTCCGGACACCAATCCGCGCGTATTGCGCTCCATCCTCGACCGGGCCAAGAGCAACCTGCTCACGCCCGCCGACCTCGAGCGCTCACACGAACTCTTTATCAGCGGGATTCCGCGCGAGGCCGCCGCCGAGGCCTACCGCCGCTACGAGGCCCGCAAGAAGGGCCAGAACGCGATCGACTTCGGGGACCTGATTACCGAGACGGTGCGGCTCTTTCAGGAGGTGCCCGCCGTCCTCGACCGGGTGCAGGACCGGGCGAAGTTCATCCACGTGGACGAGTATCAGGATACAAACAAGGCGCAATATGAATTGACGCGGTTACTTGCCAGTCGGGATCGGAATTTGCTGGTGGTGGGAGACCCCGATCAGTCGATCTATAAATTTCGTGGCGCTGACATTCAAAACATCCTCGATTTTCAGAAGGATTACCCTGACGCCAGGGTCTACATGCTCGAACACAACTACCGTTCCAGCGCCCGCGTCCTGAACGTCGCCAACAAGCTCATCGAGAACAACTCCGAGCGGCTCGACAAGACCCTGAAGGCGGTCAAGGAGGACGGGCACCCCGTCGTCTTCCACCGTGCTCCGGACCACCGGGCAGAGGGCGACTTCGTGGCCGAGTGGATCACGCGGCTGCACGGCGAGGGGCGGCCCTTCACCGACATGGCGGTCCTCTACCGCACGAACGCTCAGTCGCGCGTGATCGAGGAGTCGCTGCGGCGGGTGCAGATTCCGGCCAAGATCGTGGGCGGCGTGAGCTTCTACGACCGCCGGGAAATCCGCGACATCCTCGCCTACGCCCGGCTCGCCATCAACCCGGACGACGACGTGGCCCTGCGCCGCATCATCGGGCGGCCCCGGCGCGGCATCGGGGACACGGCGCTCGAGCGGCTGATGGAGTGGGCACGGGTGAACGGTACCTCCCTCCTGACCGCCTGCGCCAATGCCCAGGAGCTGAACATCCTCGACCGGGGGGCACAGAAGCCCGTCGAGTTCGCTCAGCTCATGCAGGCGATGAGCGAGGCCGCCGACAACTACGAGCCGGGGCCGTTCCTGCGCTACGTGATCGAGCACAGCGGCTACCTCGACCTGCTGCGGCAAGAGGGGCAGGAAGGGCAGGTCCGCATGGAGAACCTCGACGAACTCGTCAACGCCGCCGAAGAATGGTCGGGGGAGCACGAGGGCACCATCGCGGACTTCCTCGACGACGCCGCGCTGCTCTCCAGCGTGGACGACATGCGCTCGCGGACCGAGAACCGCGACAAGCCCGAGGAAGCCGTCACCCTGATGACCCTGCACAACGCCAAGGGGCTGGAGTTCCCGGTGGTGTTCATCGTGGGGGCGGAAGAGGGGCTGCTGCCCAGCAAGAACGCGCTGATCGAACCCGGCGGCATCGAGGAGGAGCGGCGGCTCTTTTACGTGGGCATCACGCGGGCGATGGAGCGGCTGTTCCTGACCGCCGCGCAAAACCGCATGCAGTACGGCAAGACGATTGCCGCCGAGGACAGCCGCTTTTTGGAGGAACTGGGTGACGGCTTCGACACCGTGGACCCCTACGGACAGGTCGTGGAGTACCGCCAGAAGAGCTGGAAAGACTACCGCCCGACCGTGCCCACCCGTCCTGCCGCCGTCAAGAACACCAGCCCGATGACCGAAGGCATGGCCTACCGCGGCGGCGAGAAGGTCAAGCATCCCAAGTTCGGGGAGGGGCAGGTGCTGGCGGTGGCGGGCGTCGGGGACCGGCAGGAGGTCACCGTGCACTTCCCCTCAGTGGGCACCAAGAAGCTGCTGGTCAAGTTCGCCAACCTGTCCCCCGCCTGA
- a CDS encoding DUF1540 domain-containing protein, translating to MNDMQQGRNMGEGQSVVSRCGATNCRYNEQENCTAGQIEVDFSGQMAQCLTFSPQDGQSDSARMGEGTR from the coding sequence ATGAATGACATGCAACAGGGCCGCAACATGGGGGAAGGACAGAGTGTCGTGAGCCGCTGCGGGGCCACGAATTGCCGCTACAACGAGCAGGAGAACTGCACGGCGGGTCAGATCGAGGTCGACTTCAGCGGCCAGATGGCCCAGTGCCTCACCTTCAGCCCGCAGGACGGCCAGAGCGACTCGGCGCGGATGGGCGAGGGCACACGCTGA
- a CDS encoding cation diffusion facilitator family transporter, producing the protein MDRSARIALGSVVVALIVLALKFLAYQVTGSVALYSDALESIINVAAAAAALIALRVSARPADATHPYGHSKAEYFSAVAEGVLIVLAAFSIIREAVPALQNSRTLETPWNGLTINLGATLLNGLWAGVLLRTGRAARSPALLADGRHVLTDVVTSVGVLAGVALAALTGVGWLDPALALLVAVNILWSGWHLVRESVGGLMDAGVDPHTENRIRQLLSTHADGALEVHDLRTRHAGRMIFVEFHLVVPGAMTVQDAHAICDRLEEALFAELPGVAVTIHVEPPDKAKHHGVVVV; encoded by the coding sequence ATGGACCGTTCGGCCAGAATCGCCCTGGGCAGCGTGGTGGTGGCGCTTATCGTGCTGGCCCTCAAGTTTCTGGCCTATCAGGTGACGGGCAGCGTGGCCCTGTACTCGGACGCGCTGGAGAGCATCATCAACGTGGCCGCCGCCGCCGCCGCCCTGATCGCCCTGCGCGTCTCGGCGCGGCCTGCCGACGCCACGCACCCCTACGGCCACTCCAAGGCCGAGTATTTCAGCGCGGTGGCCGAGGGCGTGCTGATCGTGCTGGCGGCCTTCAGCATCATCCGGGAGGCGGTCCCGGCCCTTCAGAATTCACGCACGCTGGAGACTCCTTGGAACGGGCTGACCATCAACCTGGGGGCCACGCTGCTCAACGGGCTGTGGGCAGGCGTGCTGCTGCGGACGGGCCGGGCGGCCCGGTCCCCGGCGCTGCTGGCCGATGGGCGGCACGTCCTGACCGACGTGGTGACCAGCGTGGGCGTGCTGGCCGGGGTCGCGCTCGCCGCCCTCACCGGGGTGGGCTGGTTGGACCCGGCCCTCGCACTGCTCGTCGCTGTGAACATCCTCTGGAGCGGCTGGCACCTCGTGCGCGAGAGCGTGGGCGGGTTGATGGACGCGGGGGTGGACCCGCACACCGAGAATCGTATCCGGCAGCTTCTCAGCACCCACGCGGACGGGGCGCTGGAGGTCCACGACCTGCGCACCCGGCACGCGGGCCGCATGATCTTTGTCGAGTTCCATCTCGTCGTGCCCGGTGCCATGACCGTGCAGGACGCACACGCCATCTGCGACCGATTGGAAGAGGCCCTGTTCGCCGAGTTGCCCGGCGTGGCCGTCACCATCCATGTCGAGCCGCCCGACAAGGCCAAGCATCACGGGGTCGTGGTGGTGTGA